Proteins from a genomic interval of Panthera tigris isolate Pti1 chromosome A2, P.tigris_Pti1_mat1.1, whole genome shotgun sequence:
- the LOC122236383 gene encoding olfactory receptor 7A17-like — translation MEPGNITRISKFFLLGFSKRPELQPLIFGLFLSMYLITVFGNLLIILAVSSDSRLHTPMYFFLANLSFVDICFTSTTVPKMLWNIQTQTKVITYAGCITQMNFFITFAGMDDFLLSVMAYDRFVAICHPLQYTVIMNPRLCGLLVLVSWIVCVLHSLVHTLMVLGLSFCTEVEIPHFFCELNQMIQLACSDTFLNNVVMYLAAMLLGGGLLVWILYSYSKIVSSICGISSAQGKYKAFSTCASHLSVVSLFCCASLGVYLSSAATQSSRSSATALVMYTVVTPMMNPFIYSLRNRDIKSALKRILGIQ, via the coding sequence ATGGAACCAGGAAATATTACACGGATATCAAAATTTTTTCTCTTGGGATTTTCGAAGAGACCAGAATTGCAGCCCCTCATATTTGGGCTTTTCCTCTCCATGTACCTGATCACTGTGTTTGGCAACCTGCTCATCATCCTGGCCGTCAGCTCTGACTCCCGCCTCCAcacgcccatgtacttcttcctggccaacctgTCCTTTGTAGACATCTGCTTCACCTCCACCACCGTCCCGAAGATGCTCTGGAACATCCAGACCCAGACCAAAGTCATAACCTATGCAGGCTGCATCACACAAATGAACTTTTTCATAACCTTTGCAGGGATGGACGACTTTCTCCTGAGTGTGATGGCCTATGACAGgtttgtggccatctgtcacccACTGCAATACACGGTCATCATGAACCCCCGGCTCTGTGGACTCCTGGTTCTGGTGTCCTGGATCGTATGTGTCCTGCATTCCTTGGTACACACCTTAATGGTGTTGGGGCTGTCCTTCTGTACAGAGGTAGAGATCCcccactttttctgtgaactcaATCAGATGATCCAACTTGCCTGTTCTGACACCTTTCTTAATAACGTGGTGATGTACCTTGCAGCTATGCTGCTGGGTGGTGGTCTGCTTGTCTGGATCCTTTACTCTTATTCTAAGATAGTTTCCTCCATATGTGGGATCTCATCAGCTCAGGGCAAGTATAAAGCGTTTTCTACCTGTGCATCTCACCTGTCGGTTGTCTCCTTATTTTGTTGTGCAAGCCTAGGTGTGTACCTCAGCTCTGCTGCTACCCAGAGCTCACGGTCAAGTGCTACAGCCTTGGTGATGTACACAGTGGTCACGCCCATGAtgaaccccttcatctacagcctgaggaacagaGACATAAAGAGTGCTCTGAAAAGAATCCTTGGGATCCAGTGA